In Dasypus novemcinctus isolate mDasNov1 chromosome 10, mDasNov1.1.hap2, whole genome shotgun sequence, one DNA window encodes the following:
- the EIF3F gene encoding eukaryotic translation initiation factor 3 subunit F, with protein MATPGVPASSPPATPAPATTTIPAPAPSAASAAVPAPAPVPAPCSDPAAAAAATNAASGQTPASTQAPAQTPAPPLPGPALPGPFPGGRVVRLHPVILASIVDSYERRNEGAARVIGTLLGTVDKHSVEVTNCFSVPHNESEDEVAVDMEFAKNMYELHKKVSPNELILGWYATGHDITEHSVLIHEYYSREAPNPIHLTVDTSLQNGRMSIKAYVSTLMGVPGRTMGVMFTPLTVRYAYYDTERIGVDLIMKTCFSPNRVIGLSSDLQQVGGASARIQDALSTVLQYAEDVLSGKVSADNTVGRFLMSLVNQVPKIVPDDFETMLNSNINDLLMVTYLANLTQSQIALNEKLVNL; from the exons ATGGCCACGCCGGGTGTGCCGGCGAGTTCTCCTCCCGCTACTCCTGCTCCGGCAACGACTACTATCCCGGCCCCAGCCCCAAGCGCAGCTTCAGCGGCGGTTCCGGCTCCCGCTCCCGTCCCGGCCCCATGTTCTGATCCGGCGGCGGCAGCAGCCGCAACAAACGCGGCCTCCGGGCAGACCCCGGCTTCAACGCAAGCCCCGGCGCAGACGCCCGCGCCGCCGCTGCCTGGCCCGGCTCTCCCAGGGCCCTTCCCCGGCGGCCGCGTGGTCCGACTGCACCCGGTCATATTGGCCTCCATCGTGGACAGCTACGAACGACGCAACGAGGGCGCGGCCCGAGTTATCGGGACCCTGCTGG GAACCGTCGACAAACACTCAGTGGAAGTCACCAACTGCTTTTCAGTGCCACATAATGAGTCTGAAGATGAG GTGGCTGTTGACATGGAATTTGCTAAGAACATGTATGAATTGCACAAGAAAGTCTCTCCAAATGAGCTCATCCTGGGCTG GTATGCTACAGGCCATGACATCACAGAGCATTCTGTGCTGATCCACGAGTACTACAGCAGGGAGGCCCCCAACCCCATCCACCTTACTGTGGACACAAGCCTCCAGAATGGCCGCATGAGCATCAAGGCCTATGTCAG CACTTTAATGGGTGTTCCAGGGAGGACCATGGGGGTGATGTTCACACCTCTGACAGTGAGGTATGCATATTATGACACCGAACGCATTGGAG TTGACCTGATCATGAAGACCTGTTTTAGTCCCAACCGGGTGATTGGACTCTCAAGTGACTTACAACAAGTAGGAGGAGCATCCGCTCGCATCCAGGATGCCCTGAGCACAGTGTTGCAATATGCAGAGGATGTACTG TCTGGAAAGGTGTCAGCTGACAATACTGTGGGCCGCTTCTTGATGAGTCTGGTTAACCAAGTACCCAAAATAGTTCCTGATGACTTTGAGACCATGCTCAACAGCAACATCAAT GACCTGCTGATGGTGACCTACCTGGCCAATCTTACACAGTCACAGATTGCCCTCAATGAGAAACTGGTAAACCTGTGA